The Rhododendron vialii isolate Sample 1 chromosome 5a, ASM3025357v1 genome contains a region encoding:
- the LOC131326758 gene encoding uncharacterized protein LOC131326758 — MEVVIPIWDLLLLRRTNTIEDIWNTKEPRSKVLRMCKVQVKLGLWIFCWYEPCILQGRADLGPMMVQKKTKAVRIVEQCESSVSMSISEEMQKTTITMQMKIEAMQKEVDGMQMRMTNGGKMNWNYL, encoded by the exons ATGGAAGTGGTGATCCCGATTTGGGATCTTTTGTTATTGCGGAGAACCAACACCATTGAGGACATCTGGAACACAAAAGAACCCAGGTCGAAGGTTCTTCGAATGTGCAAAGTACAAG TTAAACTTGGATTGTGGATTTTTTGCTGGTATGAGCCTTGTATTTTGCAAGGAAGGGCTGATTTGGGGCCAATGATGgttcagaaaaaaacaaaggctGTGAGGATTGTTGAACAATGCGAGAGTTCAGTATCCATGAGCATTAGTGAAGAAATGCAGAAGACAACAATCACAATGCAGATGAAGATTGAAGCCATGCAAAAGGAGGTTGATGgaatgcaaatgagaatgaCAAATGGGGGGAAAATGAACTGGAATTATCTTTGA